The following proteins come from a genomic window of Sinorhizobium fredii NGR234:
- a CDS encoding thiamine pyrophosphate-dependent dehydrogenase E1 component subunit alpha gives MSVLQFSREELVDVYRTMRTIRRFEERVMEEMATGDIPGNTHLYAGQEASAVGVCLQLRDDDYISSTHRGHGHSIAKGVDIDSMMAELFGRASGTCGGKGGSMHIADLRKGMLGANGIVAAGAPITCGAALSAKLLGTGQVAVAFAGDGAMNEGVMSESFNLAKIWMLPIIFVIEDNGFGEATANAFVSAGSFTRRAESYDIPTIEVDGTDVFSVYAAAGEAVERARAGGGPTMLHVHVPRYYGHYSGDPDTYRTPEEKAAMRRERDCLSNFRQRVKEVSLVETAELDAVDEQVEAAIGRAVSAARAAPFPPTSALTTDVYVKYL, from the coding sequence ATGTCGGTGCTACAATTTTCACGCGAAGAACTTGTCGACGTCTATCGAACCATGCGGACGATCCGCCGGTTCGAAGAGCGGGTGATGGAGGAAATGGCGACCGGCGACATCCCCGGCAACACCCATCTTTATGCCGGGCAGGAGGCCAGTGCCGTCGGCGTCTGTCTGCAGCTTCGCGACGACGACTACATTTCCTCGACGCATCGCGGCCATGGGCACAGCATCGCCAAAGGTGTCGACATCGACAGCATGATGGCCGAGCTGTTCGGCCGTGCCAGCGGCACCTGCGGCGGCAAGGGCGGATCGATGCACATTGCCGATTTGCGCAAGGGGATGCTTGGCGCCAACGGCATCGTCGCGGCCGGGGCGCCGATCACCTGCGGCGCGGCGTTGAGCGCCAAACTGCTCGGGACCGGGCAGGTGGCGGTCGCTTTTGCCGGCGACGGCGCCATGAACGAAGGGGTGATGTCGGAAAGCTTCAACCTCGCCAAGATCTGGATGCTGCCGATCATCTTCGTCATCGAGGACAACGGCTTCGGCGAGGCGACGGCGAATGCCTTCGTTTCGGCCGGCAGCTTTACCCGCCGCGCCGAAAGCTATGACATCCCGACCATCGAGGTCGACGGAACCGACGTCTTCAGCGTCTATGCGGCAGCCGGCGAGGCGGTGGAGCGGGCCCGGGCAGGCGGCGGCCCGACGATGCTGCATGTGCATGTGCCGCGCTACTACGGCCACTACAGCGGTGACCCCGACACCTACCGCACCCCCGAAGAGAAGGCGGCGATGCGCCGCGAGCGCGACTGCCTCAGCAATTTCCGCCAGCGCGTCAAGGAGGTGTCGCTGGTCGAGACGGCCGAGCTCGATGCCGTCGACGAGCAGGTCGAAGCGGCGATCGGCCGGGCCGTCAGTGCAGCCAGGGCGGCGCCGTTCCCGCCGACGTCGGCGCTCACCACCGATGTCTATGTGAAGTATTTGTAA
- a CDS encoding ABC transporter permease subunit: MTDSVATISLDRKMFRQRLPLNFSFASVPVVAWLFLIVILPNLLLIGTSFLKSSAGVIVFEPSLTNYARIWNSAGFWALLWRTLSYSFIACVFATVIAYPLAFYVGRVVGRNKALLTMLIVIPLWISLLMRIFAWRVILGQSGVLNAALVSSGILDAPSEAFLYSPTAVVIVFAYISVPFIFISTMGAFEKIPRDLFEASEDSGATAFQTFVHLVWPLTRRNLAIGFSLAFLVTVGDFVTPAMIGGIDGTTLGVVVSTQFGFANNWPYGAAVAVALMLSVGLVLGVIISLCPAKGVMVGGESDQPVAPASTSASRLGRRLGAAGFAAVIAYLYAPLAIIVLFSFNSANLQTFPLQGVTLNWYYELLRDQSLIEAAQRSVAVAACVVSVSVVVGTAFALIVHYARLKGARFYEMAFALPIATPGVVLGIEMVLGTELFGIPSGIMRIVVGQMSFVMPVTLLLLLVRLRRIDPSLMEASLDLGANRWQSFVHVLFPMIRGTIVASAFLGLTLSADDVMVTLFLSGGSPTLPIWVFNQMRFGFTPSVNAVFSLLLLACLLVVTLATWRNAHKRIRAAH; the protein is encoded by the coding sequence ATGACTGATAGCGTCGCGACAATTTCTCTGGACCGCAAGATGTTCCGGCAACGCTTGCCGCTGAATTTCAGTTTCGCAAGCGTTCCTGTGGTCGCCTGGCTGTTCCTCATCGTCATCCTGCCGAACCTTCTCCTCATAGGAACGAGCTTTCTCAAGTCGTCGGCGGGTGTCATCGTCTTTGAACCCTCACTGACGAACTACGCGCGGATCTGGAATTCGGCAGGCTTCTGGGCCTTGCTGTGGCGCACGCTGTCGTACAGTTTCATAGCCTGCGTGTTCGCAACGGTGATTGCATATCCGCTAGCCTTCTATGTTGGCCGGGTCGTGGGGCGGAATAAGGCCCTGCTGACAATGCTTATAGTAATCCCGCTGTGGATCAGCCTCCTCATGCGGATTTTTGCATGGCGGGTGATCCTCGGCCAGTCGGGAGTACTGAACGCGGCACTGGTGTCCAGCGGAATTCTGGACGCGCCATCGGAGGCGTTTCTCTACAGCCCGACTGCAGTTGTTATCGTCTTCGCCTACATCTCGGTCCCGTTCATCTTCATCTCGACAATGGGAGCTTTCGAGAAGATCCCGCGAGACCTCTTCGAGGCATCCGAAGACTCCGGCGCTACCGCCTTTCAGACCTTCGTCCATCTTGTTTGGCCGCTTACTCGCAGAAACCTGGCGATAGGATTTTCACTGGCGTTTCTCGTGACTGTTGGCGATTTTGTCACTCCGGCGATGATCGGTGGGATTGATGGCACGACCCTTGGGGTGGTCGTCTCCACACAATTTGGTTTTGCAAACAACTGGCCTTATGGCGCGGCTGTCGCGGTTGCGCTGATGCTGAGCGTTGGTTTGGTCCTCGGGGTGATTATCTCTCTGTGCCCCGCCAAGGGCGTCATGGTCGGCGGAGAATCCGATCAACCGGTGGCTCCCGCGTCAACCTCGGCGAGCCGCTTAGGCCGCCGTCTTGGCGCGGCCGGGTTTGCCGCGGTGATTGCCTACCTCTATGCGCCGCTAGCGATCATCGTGCTGTTTTCCTTCAATTCGGCAAACTTGCAGACGTTTCCGCTGCAGGGGGTGACACTGAATTGGTACTACGAACTCCTTCGGGACCAATCTCTGATCGAAGCTGCGCAGCGCTCTGTTGCGGTTGCAGCTTGTGTCGTGTCGGTTTCAGTTGTCGTCGGCACGGCTTTTGCCCTTATCGTGCATTACGCCAGACTGAAGGGGGCGCGTTTCTATGAAATGGCGTTCGCCCTTCCAATCGCGACTCCGGGCGTTGTCCTCGGGATCGAAATGGTGCTCGGAACGGAACTGTTTGGCATTCCGTCTGGCATTATGCGCATCGTCGTTGGCCAGATGAGCTTCGTAATGCCGGTCACCCTGCTGCTATTGCTGGTGCGGCTGCGGCGCATCGACCCGAGCCTCATGGAAGCTTCGTTGGATCTCGGTGCCAACCGGTGGCAAAGCTTTGTCCATGTTCTGTTTCCGATGATCAGGGGGACGATTGTCGCCAGCGCGTTTCTCGGCCTCACGCTTTCGGCCGATGACGTCATGGTAACTCTGTTCTTGTCAGGTGGCTCACCGACTCTGCCGATCTGGGTGTTCAACCAAATGCGATTTGGGTTCACTCCTTCGGTCAATGCGGTGTTCTCCCTGCTCCTGCTTGCATGCTTGCTGGTCGTCACGTTGGCGACCTGGCGAAACGCTCACAAGCGCATTCGGGCGGCACATTGA
- a CDS encoding RidA family protein — protein MGIINARLARLGLELPETNPPQGNYLPFVQSGFLVFVAGQGPRKGGQLVYKGVVGGDLTVADGQAAARLCALNILGQLRSACSGDFDRIVRLIRLAGLVRCTPDFEDQAKVLNAASDLMCDVLGEPGRHARIASGTHALPSGMAVEIEAVAEIR, from the coding sequence ATGGGCATTATCAATGCGCGATTGGCCCGCCTTGGTCTTGAGCTCCCGGAAACAAATCCTCCGCAGGGCAACTATCTTCCCTTTGTCCAATCGGGCTTTCTTGTGTTCGTCGCCGGCCAGGGCCCGCGTAAAGGTGGCCAGCTTGTCTATAAGGGCGTCGTTGGCGGCGATTTGACGGTGGCGGATGGCCAGGCGGCCGCCCGCCTTTGTGCACTGAATATCCTGGGGCAACTGCGCTCTGCCTGCAGCGGAGACTTTGATCGCATCGTTCGTCTCATCCGACTGGCGGGGCTGGTGCGTTGCACGCCTGACTTCGAGGACCAAGCAAAGGTCCTCAACGCAGCCTCAGATCTGATGTGCGATGTTCTGGGCGAGCCAGGCAGGCACGCCCGCATTGCTTCGGGTACCCACGCACTTCCATCCGGCATGGCGGTGGAAATTGAAGCCGTAGCGGAAATTCGATAG
- a CDS encoding ABC transporter ATP-binding protein, with protein MGTRETGPVLSLVGVSKTYEGAQKPALEKVSFSVKPGEFFSILGPSGSGKTTILRTVAGFERPDDGQIAMDGEVMNAVPPFKRDVRTVFQSYALFPHLTVRENVEYPLRMQGEHKANRRKKAEETLSLVELSTFADRLPHQLSGGQRQRAALARSIVSRPKLLLLDEPLAALDLRLRQQMQHTLVALQKELGIAFMYVTHDQGEALSMSDRVVVLHDGKIAQLGTPREIYFAPQNEFVSRFVGRSNLVHVRFEPTGDGYAGTIEGTRIAGLTSDRGGTARMAIRYEAVHVKAMNGAGRSPDAIPGVVEDVLFLGTNCEVNVRCGGLSLIGTVPAARDSTFSIGQPVQVAFDLVNTQVFYD; from the coding sequence ATGGGAACACGTGAAACCGGCCCGGTACTTTCGCTTGTCGGCGTATCTAAAACCTACGAGGGCGCCCAAAAGCCGGCGCTCGAAAAGGTATCATTCTCGGTGAAGCCCGGAGAGTTTTTCTCGATACTTGGGCCAAGCGGATCAGGTAAAACCACCATCCTTAGAACCGTCGCTGGCTTCGAAAGGCCTGACGACGGGCAGATCGCGATGGACGGAGAGGTGATGAATGCCGTTCCGCCCTTCAAGCGGGACGTTCGCACTGTATTCCAGAGCTATGCATTGTTCCCGCACCTCACGGTGCGGGAAAATGTCGAGTATCCCCTACGGATGCAGGGCGAGCACAAGGCAAACCGCCGGAAGAAGGCCGAGGAAACGCTTTCCCTTGTCGAACTGTCGACCTTTGCGGACCGCCTGCCGCATCAACTTTCAGGGGGGCAACGTCAGCGAGCGGCTCTGGCGCGCTCCATCGTTTCACGGCCCAAGCTTCTTCTTCTGGACGAGCCCCTTGCCGCTCTTGACCTGCGCCTGCGCCAGCAGATGCAGCACACATTGGTTGCCCTGCAGAAAGAACTCGGAATCGCCTTCATGTATGTCACGCACGATCAGGGCGAGGCGCTGTCCATGTCTGACCGCGTCGTCGTCCTGCATGACGGCAAGATCGCCCAGCTGGGTACGCCGCGTGAAATCTATTTTGCGCCGCAAAACGAGTTCGTCTCCAGATTCGTCGGGCGGTCGAACCTCGTTCATGTTCGTTTCGAACCGACGGGCGATGGCTACGCCGGTACGATTGAGGGGACCAGAATTGCCGGCCTCACCTCCGATAGAGGCGGAACGGCGCGCATGGCGATCAGGTACGAGGCGGTGCACGTAAAGGCGATGAACGGAGCAGGGCGTTCGCCCGACGCAATCCCGGGAGTTGTCGAAGACGTCCTTTTCCTGGGGACGAATTGCGAGGTCAACGTCCGTTGCGGTGGCCTCAGTTTGATCGGAACCGTGCCGGCCGCCCGAGATTCAACCTTCTCAATAGGCCAACCGGTGCAGGTCGCCTTCGATCTCGTAAACACGCAGGTGTTTTATGACTGA
- a CDS encoding glutamate cyclase domain-containing protein — translation MLDLESARGKNIAQAIENFMTLDLTGVGLIGKIYHALQRRQPGPACMTAAKLICERVRDRGGPIVIATGFPEGAGVPETDGPVGAALLARALFLGLGIETVILTDDDWVEMMVGTCRGAGLAPLAFPTDGVVKPIDFIRPVYIRSVPKDEAGCRAITDSLLDVTNPSLVISIERPGRNDRGLYHGLGGRPLDGLVADLDQFFLRAQSKGVPFVAIGDGGNELGMGVIADELKSFSPKAKDSGHPGRGGVAAATAADHLIVSNVSNWGATGLIAALSALLDKPSVFHDGELERRCIEQCVSFGGVDGMFMGPEPAVDGISAIEWAGLVTTMRNTLDRLAGRVVGWKGDSGDWRQLK, via the coding sequence ATGCTTGATCTAGAAAGTGCAAGAGGCAAGAATATCGCCCAGGCGATCGAGAATTTCATGACGCTCGATCTCACTGGCGTCGGACTGATAGGCAAAATTTATCACGCCCTTCAGAGGCGTCAGCCTGGTCCGGCTTGTATGACGGCCGCCAAGTTGATTTGCGAACGGGTACGAGATCGCGGTGGCCCCATCGTCATTGCCACTGGCTTCCCCGAAGGGGCAGGTGTACCGGAAACCGATGGACCGGTCGGGGCCGCTCTCCTGGCACGCGCCTTGTTCCTGGGATTGGGTATCGAGACCGTTATCCTGACGGATGACGACTGGGTCGAGATGATGGTTGGAACCTGCCGCGGAGCCGGGCTCGCCCCGCTTGCGTTCCCCACGGACGGTGTGGTTAAGCCGATTGACTTTATTCGACCGGTCTATATCCGCAGCGTCCCTAAGGACGAGGCGGGTTGTCGAGCTATTACAGATTCCCTGCTCGATGTGACCAACCCATCGCTTGTCATCTCAATCGAGCGCCCAGGGAGAAATGACCGTGGTCTGTATCACGGCCTTGGCGGGCGACCCCTCGACGGCCTCGTCGCCGATCTTGATCAATTCTTCCTTCGCGCACAGTCCAAAGGCGTTCCGTTCGTCGCGATCGGCGACGGAGGGAACGAGCTGGGGATGGGTGTTATCGCCGATGAGCTCAAATCCTTCTCCCCGAAGGCCAAAGACAGCGGGCACCCTGGACGTGGTGGAGTGGCGGCCGCTACCGCAGCGGATCATCTGATAGTCTCAAACGTCTCCAACTGGGGTGCAACGGGCCTTATTGCTGCGCTTTCGGCACTGCTCGATAAACCTTCGGTTTTCCACGACGGCGAGCTTGAGCGGCGGTGTATCGAACAATGCGTCTCGTTCGGTGGTGTCGACGGGATGTTCATGGGGCCGGAACCGGCAGTGGATGGTATTTCCGCCATCGAATGGGCCGGTCTCGTAACCACAATGCGCAATACGCTTGATCGCCTCGCCGGCCGGGTCGTCGGTTGGAAAGGCGATAGCGGCGACTGGCGTCAGTTGAAGTGA
- a CDS encoding alpha/beta fold hydrolase — translation MVGRHEWPETGIEGFERGYATVDGVRLHYVSGGRADGEVILLFAGFPQSWYAWRKILPILGARYRIIAPDLPGQGDSDRPISGCDTMNIAKIARGLVQKLGVDRHFLVAHDIGAWVAYPYAALYGSSVRGLAILDTGIPGISLPDALPWSSDVAWRTWHVAFHNVPDLPEALIEGRERTYLNWFLQRKAANPQVFSDADFEEYLRVFLYSGLKGGLAYYRAVSLSAQQNRELSAKGKLEMPVLAVRADQGSMRDLVAQLQKIATNVRGTAIASCGHYLAEEQPDALARELQGFFN, via the coding sequence ATGGTTGGAAGACATGAATGGCCCGAAACGGGGATCGAGGGTTTCGAACGCGGCTACGCAACGGTGGACGGCGTCAGGTTGCACTATGTCAGCGGTGGGCGAGCAGACGGCGAAGTCATTCTCCTGTTCGCCGGCTTCCCACAAAGTTGGTACGCCTGGCGCAAAATCTTGCCGATCCTCGGGGCCCGCTACAGGATCATCGCGCCTGATCTGCCTGGACAGGGCGATTCCGATCGTCCGATTTCCGGGTGTGATACGATGAACATTGCGAAGATCGCCCGCGGGCTTGTCCAGAAACTGGGTGTCGACCGACACTTCCTTGTCGCCCACGATATCGGCGCCTGGGTCGCGTATCCCTACGCAGCGCTTTACGGAAGCAGCGTTCGAGGGCTGGCGATTCTGGATACGGGAATCCCTGGAATAAGCCTTCCCGACGCGCTGCCTTGGTCTTCCGACGTGGCATGGCGGACATGGCATGTCGCGTTCCACAACGTTCCTGATCTGCCGGAGGCGCTTATCGAGGGCCGAGAGCGCACCTACCTCAACTGGTTCCTGCAACGCAAGGCAGCCAATCCGCAAGTGTTTTCCGATGCCGACTTCGAGGAATATCTCCGCGTATTCCTCTACAGCGGCCTCAAGGGCGGGCTTGCCTATTACCGTGCGGTATCGTTGTCGGCGCAGCAAAACCGGGAACTCAGCGCCAAAGGAAAGCTGGAAATGCCGGTCCTCGCGGTGCGAGCCGATCAGGGGTCGATGCGGGATCTCGTCGCACAATTGCAGAAGATAGCAACCAATGTTCGGGGTACGGCAATTGCGTCCTGCGGCCATTATTTGGCGGAAGAGCAGCCTGACGCGCTCGCGCGCGAGCTGCAGGGCTTCTTCAACTGA
- a CDS encoding threonine ammonia-lyase, with protein sequence MAVHSPSDHFEPTADSIHAARERIAKYAVRTPILESDALNVLVGARVFIKPENLQRSGSFKLRGALNRALQLGTAEREGGIVAWSSGNHGLAISFVAKELGIKATVLMPHDAPKTKIEGVRQNGAAVRLYGKTKENREEIGAQIAAESGAAIVPPYDDPYVITGQATLGAELAEQVAEMGGSLDIALFPCSGGGLVSGAACGVHTLMPRTAIYSVEPAGFHGMALSLAAGEPRTAPANGSSICDALLVPTPGKLTFPIGRERLTGGLSVEDDEVREAIRFAYRELKLVIEPGGAVALAALLAGKADITGKTVAILLSGGNVDAEKFAAYIATPSNTGH encoded by the coding sequence GTGGCAGTTCATTCCCCTTCTGACCATTTTGAACCTACGGCAGATTCAATCCATGCCGCGCGAGAGCGCATTGCCAAATATGCGGTACGGACACCTATTCTGGAAAGCGATGCGCTGAACGTCTTGGTCGGAGCGCGTGTTTTCATCAAGCCTGAGAATCTGCAACGTTCGGGTTCCTTCAAACTTCGAGGCGCCCTAAACAGAGCGTTGCAGCTTGGCACGGCAGAGCGTGAGGGCGGCATTGTTGCGTGGTCGTCCGGCAATCACGGGTTGGCTATCTCGTTTGTTGCCAAAGAGCTTGGCATCAAAGCAACAGTCCTGATGCCCCATGATGCGCCCAAAACAAAGATCGAGGGGGTCAGGCAAAACGGTGCGGCCGTTCGCCTATATGGCAAGACAAAGGAAAACCGCGAAGAGATCGGCGCACAAATCGCGGCTGAGAGCGGGGCTGCCATCGTACCACCATATGACGATCCGTATGTCATCACCGGCCAGGCAACACTCGGGGCGGAACTCGCTGAGCAGGTCGCCGAAATGGGTGGGTCACTCGACATCGCGTTGTTTCCCTGTTCCGGAGGCGGGCTTGTCTCGGGTGCGGCCTGTGGCGTGCATACTCTTATGCCACGGACTGCGATTTATAGTGTTGAGCCGGCTGGTTTCCACGGGATGGCGCTTTCTCTCGCCGCTGGTGAGCCGCGAACAGCTCCCGCGAATGGCAGCTCTATTTGTGATGCGCTTCTGGTTCCCACTCCCGGAAAACTGACATTCCCGATCGGCCGAGAGCGTCTCACCGGCGGGCTTTCCGTCGAAGACGATGAAGTTAGAGAGGCTATCCGTTTCGCCTATCGAGAGTTGAAGCTGGTGATCGAGCCGGGCGGCGCCGTAGCGCTGGCCGCCCTGTTGGCCGGCAAGGCCGATATCACCGGAAAAACTGTGGCAATCCTGCTCAGCGGCGGCAACGTCGATGCCGAGAAGTTTGCTGCCTACATCGCCACCCCCTCGAATACCGGACACTGA
- a CDS encoding acetoin dehydrogenase dihydrolipoyllysine-residue acetyltransferase subunit translates to MSSIEAVTVPKWGMTMTEGKITQWMVGEGGPVTRGQEILEIETTKVTNVVEAAATGTLRRIVLNEGTTAPVGALAGVIADEAATPEEIDAFIASYADRLGSGDEGEGGASVPRTITVDGGTVNVLEAGPESDETVVLLHGFGGDLSTWLFNQTALADKMRVVAVDLPGHGASSPIAGEDVFLKIVAAVEAAVDAVAPGKLHLVAHSFGGAVAAAIATNRPSRVGSLTLIAPIGLSRQMSRDFLVDFIAAERRRQLSSVLERLFADPSKITSDMVEGTLRFKRLEGVPEALSAIADTIADDSGQVQSIGGQLKDLPCPVTILWGDRDEIVPLPQSTEVPANARLRIIPDVGHMPQMEASSAVNDAILETFQRG, encoded by the coding sequence ATGTCGTCAATCGAGGCAGTCACGGTTCCCAAATGGGGAATGACGATGACCGAGGGCAAGATCACCCAGTGGATGGTCGGCGAGGGCGGCCCTGTCACGCGGGGTCAGGAAATCCTCGAGATCGAAACCACCAAGGTCACCAATGTCGTCGAAGCCGCCGCGACCGGAACGCTGCGACGCATCGTCCTCAATGAGGGAACGACGGCGCCGGTCGGTGCGCTGGCCGGGGTGATCGCCGACGAAGCGGCCACACCGGAGGAGATCGATGCCTTCATCGCGAGCTATGCCGACCGGCTTGGTTCGGGCGACGAAGGCGAGGGCGGCGCCTCCGTGCCGCGGACGATCACGGTCGACGGCGGCACCGTCAACGTCCTCGAAGCCGGGCCGGAGAGCGACGAGACGGTGGTGCTCTTGCACGGCTTTGGCGGCGACCTGTCGACCTGGCTGTTCAACCAGACGGCGCTTGCCGACAAGATGCGGGTGGTGGCGGTCGATCTGCCCGGACACGGCGCCTCGTCGCCGATCGCCGGCGAGGATGTCTTTTTGAAGATCGTCGCTGCCGTTGAAGCGGCGGTCGACGCCGTTGCCCCCGGCAAGCTTCACCTCGTCGCGCATTCCTTCGGCGGTGCCGTCGCAGCGGCGATCGCCACCAACCGGCCGTCGCGCGTGGGTTCGCTGACGCTGATCGCGCCGATCGGGCTGAGCCGGCAGATGAGCCGGGATTTCCTTGTCGACTTCATTGCGGCGGAGCGCCGCCGTCAGCTGTCGAGCGTGCTGGAGCGGCTATTTGCCGATCCGTCGAAGATCACCAGCGACATGGTCGAAGGCACGCTTCGCTTCAAGCGCCTCGAGGGCGTGCCGGAGGCGCTGTCGGCCATCGCCGATACGATCGCCGACGACAGCGGCCAGGTGCAGTCGATCGGCGGCCAGCTCAAGGACCTGCCGTGCCCGGTGACGATCCTTTGGGGCGACCGGGACGAGATCGTGCCGCTCCCGCAGTCCACCGAGGTGCCCGCCAACGCGCGGCTGCGCATCATCCCGGACGTCGGCCACATGCCGCAGATGGAGGCATCGTCCGCCGTCAACGACGCCATCCTGGAGACATTCCAGCGCGGGTGA
- a CDS encoding SDR family NAD(P)-dependent oxidoreductase: MNSYDGRVVVVTGAGSGMGRAMVGEFVSRGARVAALDVNLDRAVETVENLEKPDMAFALQVDVSDPKSVQNGVEAIIATWGRIDLLCNNAGVLDGHAPAHEVSLDEWNRVMAVNLTGPFLMSRAVIPQMLAQGKGAIINTASTSGFSAAGGGSAYTASKHGVVGLTRQLTFEYGAQGIRVNCICPGATATPLALPEHNAASPDMDLAISKVPARRWCQPQEIAKLAAFLGSDDADYVHGSAYVMDGGWLTAARDPF; encoded by the coding sequence GTGAATAGCTATGATGGTCGGGTAGTCGTCGTAACAGGCGCAGGGTCCGGGATGGGTCGGGCCATGGTTGGCGAGTTTGTGTCCAGGGGCGCGCGTGTCGCCGCTCTCGATGTCAATCTGGATCGGGCCGTCGAGACTGTCGAAAATCTGGAAAAGCCAGATATGGCGTTCGCGCTGCAGGTCGACGTCAGTGATCCAAAAAGCGTGCAGAACGGCGTGGAAGCGATCATTGCGACGTGGGGGCGCATTGACCTTCTCTGCAACAATGCGGGCGTTCTCGATGGGCATGCTCCGGCACACGAAGTTAGCCTCGACGAGTGGAACAGGGTCATGGCGGTGAATCTCACCGGTCCGTTCCTGATGTCGCGGGCTGTAATTCCGCAGATGTTGGCGCAAGGCAAAGGCGCCATCATCAACACGGCCTCGACGTCGGGCTTTAGCGCCGCCGGCGGCGGATCGGCCTACACTGCCTCCAAGCATGGTGTCGTAGGTTTGACGCGGCAGCTCACCTTTGAGTACGGCGCCCAGGGCATCAGGGTCAACTGCATCTGCCCAGGCGCAACAGCCACTCCCCTGGCCTTGCCCGAACACAACGCGGCCTCCCCGGACATGGACCTGGCGATCAGCAAGGTGCCCGCCAGGCGTTGGTGCCAGCCTCAGGAAATCGCCAAGCTCGCGGCCTTCCTCGGAAGCGACGATGCCGACTACGTCCATGGTAGCGCCTACGTGATGGATGGCGGCTGGCTGACCGCCGCGCGCGACCCGTTCTGA
- a CDS encoding alpha-ketoacid dehydrogenase subunit beta, translating into MAQKSFRQALNEALHFEMGRDPRVIMMGEDLTGGAGANGVKDAWGGPFGVTRGLLDAFGPERIRDTPISEAAFIGAAAGAALTGLRPIAEIMFVDFAGVCLDQIMNQAAKFRYMFGGRAKTPLVIRATYGAGSRSGSQHTQALYPIFTHIPGLKVVIPSTPYDAKGLLLQAIRDDDPVIFLEHKMLYDTVGDVPDGAYTIPFGEARVARDGKDVLIIAIGRMVQVAEEAARKLASEGISAAIIDPRTTSPLDEDTLLDFTETIGRVVIVDEANPRCSVATDISALLADKCFDALKAPIKLVTAPHAPVPYAPNLEDAYIPSADAVVKAATSIVKR; encoded by the coding sequence ATGGCACAGAAGTCTTTTCGGCAAGCCCTGAACGAGGCGCTTCACTTCGAGATGGGGCGCGATCCGCGCGTCATCATGATGGGCGAGGATCTGACCGGCGGCGCCGGTGCCAACGGTGTGAAGGATGCCTGGGGTGGTCCCTTCGGCGTCACCCGTGGCCTGCTCGACGCCTTCGGGCCGGAGCGCATTCGCGACACGCCGATCAGCGAGGCGGCGTTTATCGGCGCGGCGGCGGGCGCGGCGCTGACCGGCCTGCGGCCGATCGCCGAAATCATGTTCGTCGATTTCGCCGGCGTCTGCCTCGACCAGATCATGAACCAGGCGGCGAAGTTCCGCTACATGTTCGGCGGCCGCGCCAAGACGCCGCTCGTCATCCGCGCCACCTATGGCGCCGGCAGCCGCTCCGGGTCGCAGCACACCCAGGCGCTCTATCCGATCTTCACCCACATTCCCGGTCTCAAGGTGGTCATTCCGTCGACCCCCTATGACGCCAAGGGGCTGCTGCTGCAGGCGATCCGCGACGACGACCCGGTGATCTTCCTCGAGCACAAGATGCTCTACGACACGGTCGGGGACGTGCCGGACGGCGCCTATACGATCCCCTTCGGCGAGGCGCGGGTGGCGCGCGACGGCAAGGACGTGCTGATCATCGCCATCGGCCGCATGGTCCAGGTCGCCGAAGAGGCGGCCCGCAAACTGGCGTCCGAAGGCATCTCCGCCGCAATCATCGATCCGCGCACCACCTCGCCGCTCGACGAGGACACGCTGCTCGACTTCACCGAGACGATCGGCCGCGTCGTCATCGTCGACGAAGCCAATCCGCGCTGCAGCGTCGCGACCGATATCTCGGCGCTGCTTGCCGACAAGTGCTTCGACGCGCTGAAGGCGCCGATCAAGCTGGTGACGGCGCCGCATGCGCCGGTTCCCTACGCCCCCAATCTCGAGGACGCCTACATCCCCTCGGCTGATGCCGTGGTGAAGGCCGCGACCTCCATCGTTAAGAGGTAG